CGGTGGAGaacccaccacctcccttggtgaCTTGTCGCACCAGTCAGCCGCTCTCGCTGTTAAAACCAGGAGTGCTTCCTGGGCTCGTGGTGGCTATTTCAAACTCTCAGCGGTTTCcactggggatcagggctgtccTGGATCCTCTCCTTTCCCAGTGTAGgattgttcccagctctgccaagccATGGCTGTTTGCTAGGGAAACACCTGAGGAGTTTGCAATTACAGTGGGTGGTACTAAGTGGGGGACTGgactcagggccggcgcttccactaagTGActctaggcggtcgcctagggcagcaggatttggggggcggcattttgccgccctcggcagaaattcggaggcggggggtccttccgctccgggtcttcggcggaaattcagcggtgggtccttcactcgctccgggagcTGCCcaagtgccccgaagacgtggagcggaaggacccccccccccccccaccgaagaccccaggcctcctgaatgctcagaggaggagcgctgtcgcctagggcggcaaaaaccctgacGCCGCTCCTGACTGGACTCTGCCATGGGTGGGACCCTGGAAATCTCAGAAATCTCCCAGGAGCGGCTGTGGATGCAGTTCTGGAGCACTGGCCAAAAGCCAGGGCCAGGTCCATcgtgggtgtaaatcagcatagctctactgatgtcaatggaatgaCACTgctttaccccagctgaggatctgggccccatcCTTTGAGTGCTAGCTCTGGCAGCAGTGTCTGGGCCAGTGGGTCTCCACTATTAACTCTGCCTGGCCCAGGAGCTCTAATGACGTGTGTCCAACGACGCTACGGGAAAGTTAAAATCTAACGCTCTGCACTCTCCTCCCAGGGCTTATAAACACAACAGGCAAGTCTGTTAAATTAACTGGCCACACCTATGTTAGCTCCTTCCCTCAAGGCAGGTCGCATTCATCCATCTGATCAGTCAAGAGTTCACCTgtctcagggagggagaggaggctgcatTTGAAAGCCCCTTCCAGTTGCAAGAACCAGTGTCTCTCAGGTGGTGCAGTTGAAAGGACAAAGATGGCATCGGCAGCTGCTGCAGTCTCCTTGCCTACCGGCTTCTCGGTCCTGACGACATTTCCTGATCTCCTCTTTATCCCCGAATTTGTAAGTttgggctctttttttttttttttttaattgaatttttagAACCAGAGCAATGGTTGTGAAGGTGCCCAGAGGCTTTGTGTTGCAGATTTCTGAGTAAAGTACAGTGTTTAAGCCATGTGCTGGTATGGTGCTGTGCACCTCTGGCTCACACCTCTGCACTGTGGCAGTGTacaatttctcccccccccccccacccatgctCACTGTGCTCCTTGCAGGATACAGCTGGGGGCATGAATTCAGGGGTGCGGTTGTGGACAGAGTTTTTCAAACTTTCTAAGTGAGACCATCATAACTGGGACAGTGGAGAAAAGAGTGGGGACTTCACGGCTGAGATTTCCACAGCATTAATGGCAATTGGACAGCCAAATCTCCTAGGCAAATTTCATAATCTCAGCCTCTACCTGTGCCCAATTTCCTGATCAATGCGTTTGGATAAGTGTTGGCAGCACTGCAGaagataaaatgttaaataggcTAAACGAAGCCTGTTGTCTGTGACGGCAATTCAGCTATTGATACATGCACAGTACAAGCTTTCCGAGGGGCAGCCAAAATCTAACTCAGCTGCAAATTTGGAGGCCTTTTTAAACGAGTGAATTTTGACTGTATACATAATATGTGGAATGTTGTAAAAGTCTGGCTAAGTTTAGACTTTCCAATGAAGGGTTGGCATGAACCCTGGCAGACACAGCACTACAAGATACAACACATATCGAAGGTGGTAAAAACAACTGTATGGCATTTTTATGTTTGAGTAGTAGTATGAGATCATGGGATTAAATACGGTATCGGATGAATAGGCACAAGGACAAAGAATTAGGCCTATTATGTAACCTGAATATTACAGTGGGAGAAAATGATAGTGACTCTCCAGGTATTTAACAAACATTAAAGATATAAC
This genomic window from Emys orbicularis isolate rEmyOrb1 chromosome 3, rEmyOrb1.hap1, whole genome shotgun sequence contains:
- the MAL gene encoding myelin and lymphocyte protein isoform X4, with translation MASAAAAVSLPTGFSVLTTFPDLLFIPEFVFAFLATLTYVIHKGFSLLRWKSS